GTAAAGTTCAGGAATTACACCTTGTTTCTCTATAATTTCATTGTCTGTATCGCTTTTACCAGGCTTTACACTTTTATGTGGTAAGTTTGGCAGAAGCAATTGCTTATCAAGTAGAGCATTCTCAGTTCCGCTTAGGAGTTCTCCAAAAATTTTCGACTGCTCTTTTAGTTCACCTGTTTTGGCTTTTAGGACATTTGCTTCGTCGGCTTTGCCTTGTTTAAAAAGTATCCCTATTTCTTTTGCTATCGATTTACTCTCAGACAAGATGTCGTCTAGCTTTTTCTGTGTCTCTTTTCTTTTATCGTCAAGTTCTATAATTTCTTCAACGAGTTTAGAAGCGTCGAAATTTTTTATTTTTAGGCGTTCAACAACTTCCTGTGGATTTCCTTTGATGAATTGAATTGTAAGCATTGTTAGATTTTTTGCAAAAATAAGCCGATTCTTTAGAATGATAAAGAAAAGGAAAGTTTATTTACGATGAAATAAAATAAAAAACGCTCACCGAAACGATGAGCGTTAGATTTTCTATTAAGAAAGGCAAAATTATTTTGCTGTTTCTTCTTCAGTAGTTAGCGGAATAATTGAAACATAAGAACGTTCGTTCTTTTTTTTCTTGAATTCAACAATACCGTCTTTTAAAGCAAATAAGGTATGGTCTTTACCCATTCCAACATTTTCGTCGGGGTTATGAACTGTTCCTCTTTGACGAACAATAATGTTACCGGCTTTTGCAAACTGACCACCATATATTTTCACGCCCAGACGTTTACTATGGGATTCTCTACCGTTCTTTGAACTACCTGCACCTTTTTTATGAGCCATTTTTTAAAATTTTTTAGTTTTTTAAATAATCAACCGTCTAATTAAAGAGCGATGTTTTCAATGAGGATTTGCGAGAAATCCTGACGGTGTCCTCTGGACTTTTTATAACCTTTTCTTCGTTTTTTCTTAAAAACGAGTACTTTATCACCACGCACATGCTCGATGACTTTGCCGGAAACTTTTGCGCCTTCTACGGTCGGGGTTCCAACATTAACAGTTCCATCGTTGTCAACCAATAACACCTTGTCAAACTCTAGAGAAGCGCCTTCTTCACTTTCCAAACGGTGTACAAAAATCTTTTGATCTTTTTCAACTTTAAACTGTTGCCCTTGAATTTCTACAATTGCATACATTTTTTTATATTCTTAGTTTAACTTTTTGGGACTGCAAAAGTAGTAATAAAAATGAAATGCACAAGCCTTTTGCTAAAATAGAATGTCTTTTTATTTCCTGTTAACTAAATATACTCCGCTCAAAATCAAGCCAATCCATAAAAAGAACATTATATTAAAAGATTCGTTATCGAAAAAGCCCCAGATTAAAGCGATTAACGGTATAAAATATGTCACGCTGGAGGAAAAAACGGGATTGGCAATTTTTATTAGTTTGTTAAATAAGATGAGTGCAAAAGCGGTAGCTACGATAGCTAAAATACCGACATAAAACAGTCCTTCGTATATTCTTGGATTAGTCTGAAAGAGCTCTATAAAATTGGTGAATCCAAAGAGAATAAATATTGCAGGCCATCCAATAATAAAAAACTGAAAAACAGTAATGGTTACAGGTGGAATATGACTTAAATATGTTTTTATAATGTTGATTTGAGTTCCGTAAAATAAAGTTGCAATAATTATTAATAGACCATAGCGGAGATTAAAAGAAAAAGCGTTTCCGCCACTTACAGTCAGTAATCCATAAGTTCCAAGCATTGATATTAAAACTCCGGCATAACTCCACCATTTTGCTTTTAATTGAAAAAAGAAAACTCCAACAAGCAAAGTGAAAAGTGGTGTTAAGGAGTTTAGAATTCCGGCAGTACTACTGTTTAATCCGGCTTGAGCCATTGCGAATAGATAAGCCGGAAAAAAACTACCTATTGTCCCAGTGAAAACTAAAATAAGCCAATCTCTTTTTTTTATCGAATTAAATCGTTTAAAAACCAAAGGTAGTAAAGCAAGAAAGGTTATGATTATTCTGATTGAGCCCACTTGAACAGGATCAAATACTTCTAATCCTTTTTTTATCAGAATAAAAGATGTCCCCCAAATTAATACAAGTGAGATATAAAGTATCCATCTTAGGTTTTTGGCTATCATCGGTTTGGTTTTTTTTTGATTGGCAAAAATAGCTGTTTTAAGTTTGTGCTAATAAAAAATGATAAAAGATTATGGCATAATTTTGGGTGAGTCGAATACAACTCATAACTTTGTAATTATAAAGTACTGTATATTATGGTTGTAAAATTCAGGCTTGTATTTCTGTTTTTGTTGAGCGTTATTTTCTTTTCAGCTTGTTCTTTAGAGCGAAAATATGCTATGAAGTTTATTAGGCAAAAAGATAGTAGTACAGCTGTTTTAGTAGTACAGCCTTTTTCACTTGATATGTACAATAACAATAAGTATAATCTTGATTCTATAAATATTCCCAAAGGTTATTCGCTCGATTCTCTTTTATTTCAACAAACACATCTCTTAAAGCATATTTCCGATTCAATTTTTTTAGAGAGCTATCTCAATAGTTTTATTAATAGTCTGCGTAAAAATGGATTTCAGGTTTTTTTGCCGGATGAATTGGAAGCTTTTAAAAACGTTTTATCCCCTGCGTATATTTTCAGATTTGCACAAGTAGAGCTTAGTGAGGAGATTGATCCATATGTAATTAGCGAAGATTTTTCAGGAAATAATCTTTATAAGTCTTTTGATTTGAATCTTGTAACTTTAAGTAATTGGTTTGAGTTTGAAGCTCGCGATACAGCTTGGCGAAAAATATTTTTTGCCGAAGATGCCATATCTGATGAGATAAGCGGAGATGTTTTTTTAGATAAAAGGAAAAATACTCCCGTATTGTATTACAATATTGATTCTCTTTCGGTAAAAGAAGTTTACCAGATGGCTACAGATGTTGGAGAGAAATACGCTTCTTATCTTACCGATTTTTTGATGAATTCATATATTAAAAAGCACTTCCCTTCAGACTTAAAACCCAAAGTATTTTTTCATTATGATGCGGAACTAAAGATGCTTTTTTCGTCTTTTAAGCAAGAGGAAGGTTTTCAGGAAATAGAGAAATAAAAAACCCATCTGAAGAATTCCAAATGGGTTTTAAAGCTATTATTCTAAATAGAATTTAGTCATTATTCAAATTTATAGCCTCAACAGATTTTATTTCCGGTAAAGCTTTTCTAACTGCTTGTTCAACACCGTTTTTGAGTGTTTGAGTGCTATAAGGACAAGATCCGCAAGCTCCCATAAGCTCTACATTGACGACATTATCATCTGTCATATTTACAAAGCGAATATCACCTCCGTCATTCTGTAAATAGGGTCTTATTTGTTCGAGTATACTCTCAACCTTGCCTTGTAATTCTGCATTCGTTGCCATAAACTAAGATTTTAATTTATTATTCTGTTGAACAATTTGCGTTTGGATCTATTTGAACGATTCGCGTTGCGCCTTGTTCTATATTACGTTTGTCTACATTACGGATTACTTTTTCAGCAATTTCTTTAAATATTGCTGCCGAAGATGTTGAATCATCCAAAGCAATTGGAACTCCACTATCGCCAGTCTCTGCTATTGCTTCAACTATTGGAATGTTACCTATTAGCTCGCTTCCTAACTCATCTGCAACAACTTGTCCGCCACCTTGTCCGAAAATGTGATATTTTTTGCCGGGACAATCTTCGGGAGCAAAATAAGACATATTCTCAATAACACCCAATAAAGGAACATTAATAGAATCATTCTTAAACATATCTGCTGCCTTACGAACATCTGCCAAAGCTACATTTTGAGGTGTGGTAACAATGACTGCACCGGTAACAGGTACGCTTTGAACTAAGGTTAGATGGATATCACCTGTTCCCGGAGGAAGATCGAGAACCATAAAATCAAGTTCGCCCCAAACAGCATCGTTGAATAATTGATTCAGTGCATTAGAAGCCATAGATCCTCTCCACATTAAAGCTTTATGTGCTTCAATAAAGAATCCGATAGAAAGCATTTTAATACCATATTTTTCTATAGGAAGAATTTTTGTTTTTCCGTCTTCTTCTTTAGCTCCAGGACGTTCGCCGTTTAAACCAAACATAACCGGCATTGAAGGTCCGTAAATATCAGCATCTAATAAACCAACTTTAGCTCCTGTTTTTGCTAATGCTATGGCTAAATTGGAAGCAACTGTAGATTTTCCAACACCACCTTTTCCAGAAGCAATGGCAATAATATTTTTTACTTTGCCTAATGGACCACGACCAGCTTCTTGTTCACTTAAAGTGTCAATTAAGATCTCTGCTTCATCGCCTAAATCTGCTTTTAATGTGCGCTCGGCAGCATCTTTAACAATATGTGCGTTTTTGTCGTTTGCCTGTGGATATACCAAAGCAAGGCTCACTTTATTTCCTTCTATGGTTAAGCGATCAACCATATCTAAGTCAACAACATTAGAGCCTTTGGGGAAATAGAGAACCTTTTTTAAGGATTCAAGTATTTGTTCTTTTGTGAAACTCATTTTTTATTTTTTTTGAGGTTGCAAAGGTATAAATATTTTTTAGCATAGATGCTATAGTGTTAATTTAGAAAAATAAGTAATTAGTTAGTTAAAAGATTGTAAATCAGATAAAAATAATTTAAAAGCAATCTAAATAGTCTAAAAAATAAAAATAAAAATAACCATTATTAGGTATTAATAATGATTAACTATCTTAAGATACTTAAAAAATGGTCAACATTTCATCTTTTGGAGGATATTCAACATTATAAAACCCTTTAAATAACTTCACTTCTTTAAGAGAATTTTCGAGAGAGAAGTCTTGCTGTTTTTCTGTAAAACAATAGTTTGCTTTGTGAAATTTATTTGCTAGATATTCTTGTTCCGTTTGATTAGGAGTAGGAATTAATACTATCTGTTTAAGATTTAAAGCGGCATAATCCATTATGCTGGAATAACCTGATCTGGAGAATACGCATTTTGCTTGCTTTAGTGTTTTTGCAAATTCTTTATCTCGCAAATGAGATACTTTTTTAATAAGAGGAGTAATTTGTTGTGAATAGTTTTTGTCGGGTTGACCGGAAATAAGCAATGCAGTAT
This sequence is a window from Bacteroidales bacterium. Protein-coding genes within it:
- a CDS encoding Mrp/NBP35 family ATP-binding protein — protein: MSFTKEQILESLKKVLYFPKGSNVVDLDMVDRLTIEGNKVSLALVYPQANDKNAHIVKDAAERTLKADLGDEAEILIDTLSEQEAGRGPLGKVKNIIAIASGKGGVGKSTVASNLAIALAKTGAKVGLLDADIYGPSMPVMFGLNGERPGAKEEDGKTKILPIEKYGIKMLSIGFFIEAHKALMWRGSMASNALNQLFNDAVWGELDFMVLDLPPGTGDIHLTLVQSVPVTGAVIVTTPQNVALADVRKAADMFKNDSINVPLLGVIENMSYFAPEDCPGKKYHIFGQGGGQVVADELGSELIGNIPIVEAIAETGDSGVPIALDDSTSSAAIFKEIAEKVIRNVDKRNIEQGATRIVQIDPNANCSTE
- a CDS encoding DMT family transporter, producing the protein MIAKNLRWILYISLVLIWGTSFILIKKGLEVFDPVQVGSIRIIITFLALLPLVFKRFNSIKKRDWLILVFTGTIGSFFPAYLFAMAQAGLNSSTAGILNSLTPLFTLLVGVFFFQLKAKWWSYAGVLISMLGTYGLLTVSGGNAFSFNLRYGLLIIIATLFYGTQINIIKTYLSHIPPVTITVFQFFIIGWPAIFILFGFTNFIELFQTNPRIYEGLFYVGILAIVATAFALILFNKLIKIANPVFSSSVTYFIPLIALIWGFFDNESFNIMFFLWIGLILSGVYLVNRK
- the rplU gene encoding 50S ribosomal protein L21 — its product is MYAIVEIQGQQFKVEKDQKIFVHRLESEEGASLEFDKVLLVDNDGTVNVGTPTVEGAKVSGKVIEHVRGDKVLVFKKKRRKGYKKSRGHRQDFSQILIENIAL
- the rpmA gene encoding 50S ribosomal protein L27, with product MAHKKGAGSSKNGRESHSKRLGVKIYGGQFAKAGNIIVRQRGTVHNPDENVGMGKDHTLFALKDGIVEFKKKKNERSYVSIIPLTTEEETAK
- a CDS encoding NifU family protein, with protein sequence MATNAELQGKVESILEQIRPYLQNDGGDIRFVNMTDDNVVNVELMGACGSCPYSTQTLKNGVEQAVRKALPEIKSVEAINLNND